In the Armatimonas rosea genome, CGGGCGGGGTCTCCACCGTGATCGCGCTGGCGACCAACCAGAAGCTTGTGACGCTCTGGAAGGAGAACTTCCTCTGGACCCTGCCGAGCTATCTGGCCGGTGCGAGTGCCAGCGGGCTCGCTCTGCTGCTGGTTCACATCCTCGATCAAAGACTCCACCAGCAACAACAAAACGTGGTCTTGACCGTCCTGCTCTTTCTGGCGCCCGTGGGCTACCTCACCTACATGATCTACGAGACCTACATGGCGCGGACTCGGGAGAAGCAGCAGCATATCGAGGAGCTCCAGACCAGCCAGGCCCAGCTCGCCGATCTCTACCTGGCGACCATCAAGAGCCTCGCGCTGGCGATCGATGCCAAGGACCAGTACACCCACCAGCACATTATCCGGGTGCAGCGCTACGCGGTCGCGGTGGGCGAGCGCCTGGGGCTCTCCGAGAACGAGATGGAGGGGCTGCGTACGGGAGCGCTTCTGCATGATATCGGCAAGCTAGGGGTACCGGAGTATGTCCTGCTCAAGCCCGGCAAGCTCACCCCCGAGGAGTTCGACAAGATCAAAAAGCACCCCGAGATCGGGGCCGCGATCCTGGACCCGGTGGAGTTTCCCTGGCCCGTGCTCCCCGGCGTCAAGTACCACCATGAGAAGTGGGATGGCACGGGCTACCCGGAGGGGCTCAAGGGGGAAGACATTCCCTACACGGCCCGGATCCTGGCGGTCGCAGATGTCTACGATGCCCTGACCTCCACCCGCTCGTACCGCAATGCCTGGGACCACACCCGTGCGCTGGAGACCATTCGCAACGATGCGGGGACGCACTTTGATCCGAAGATTGCCCAAGCCTTCCTAGAGGTGATCGATGGGGTCGTGCAGGAGATGGCGCGCGAGGGGCACGGCCCGCTCGTGGCGCGGAAAGAGACCCCGGTCTATGCCACAAAGGCAGAAGAGGCCGCCCGCGATATCCAGCAGGCATCGTCGGAGCTCTGGGCACTCTACGAGGTGGCACAGACCCTCTCGGCCAGCATGGGAATCTCCGAGACACTCGAGATCCTCGCCCGCAAGCTGGAGGCGATCTTGCCGGGAACCTCGTGCCTGTTCTTACTGAAAGAGGACCGGGGTGACACGTCGGCACCCGTCTTAGTGGCGCGGGCTGCCGTGGGAACCAACCGCGAGCACTTCGTCAGCTGTCAGACACTGGGGCCGGAGAGCCTCTCACAGCGCGTGGTCGAGGAGCGCAAGACCTTTGTCGGTGCCTACGATGCCGACGATCTCCTGATCATGAGCGCTACCCAGGTGCCTTGGGTCCCCCTCAACGCCGCCTTGATCGTCCCCATTGTCCACCAGGGCGAGGCGCTGGGAACCATCAACCTCTACCACCAGCAAGTGGCCGCCTTTAGCCAGCACGACCAGCACTTGCTGGAGATGATCGCCGAGCGTGCCGCGATGGCGATCTACAACGGCCTACTCTACGACCGCACCCGAAACCATGCCTTTACCGACCCGCTCACCGAGCTCTATAACCTGCGCTTCTTGACCCAGTACCTGGACAAGCGCTGCGTCGAGGGCGTGGGCACGACCGATCGGTTCGCCGTGCTCTGTCTGGACCTAGACAACTTCAAGCCCGTCAATGATAACTTCGGCCACCTGCGCGGCGACCAGGTGCTCCGCGACCTCGCCCAGCTCCTGCGGGACTCGGTGGGGGTGCGCGATATTGTCTCCCGCTACGGCGGCGATGAGTTCTTGGTGGTGCTGGAGAACGCGGGGGCAGACGAGGCGGCCAAGGTCGCTGATACCATCCGGCGGGTGATCTCTCTCTACGACCCGGGTCTCCAGCACCCCCGCCTGGGCGCGCTGCATCTGGGCGTGAGTATCGGGGCCGCCTGCTTCCCCGAGGACGGCACCGACTGCACGTCACTTCTCTCCCACGCCGACCAGCACATGTACGAGGACAAGACCGACCGAAAGCTACGCAGCATGGCCGGCAACGAGGCGAGCGTGGTGGAGGGGCACAATCCCTTAGTGCTGGTTGAGGCACGAAAGGCCGCCTAATGCCGTAGAATACGGCATGAGCGACCCAAGACCGCTACTGACGATCGGGCTAGTTACCGATATCCACTATGCCGACAGCCGCCCTCGCGCCAACCGCTACTACCGTGAGTCTCTGACCAAGCTGGACGAGGCGGTTCGGGTCCTGCGCGAGAAGAAGGTCGATGTCGCTGTGGAGCTAGGGGACCTTATCGATGCCGGTGAGCGCGCCGATACCGCAACCGAGCTGGAGTTTCTCCGCCGCATCGATGCGGTCTTTACCCCCCTGAGCACGGACCGCCACTATGTCCTAGGGAACCACTGTGTCGCCACCCTGAAGAAATCGGAGTTTCTGGCGACCGTGGGGAAGAAGCACTCGTACTACACCGTGCACCGCAAGGGGGTCACGCTGATTTTTTTGGATGCCTGCTTCCGCTCCGATGGAGTGGCCTACGGCGAGGGCGAGTTCTCCTGGAAAGACACCGAGCTTCCCCTGGCGCAGCGCACCTGGCTGGAGAAGACCCTTGCAAAGGCCAAGGGGCCGGTCGTGGTCTTTGTGCACCAGCGGCTCGACACCCCGCCCGAGAGCCCCTACACCGTCAAGAGCGCCCCCGATGTCCGGCGGATTCTGGAGCAGAGCAAGAAGGTCAGTGCGGTGGTGATGGGGCACAGCCATAGCAACGCCCAGACCGTGATCCAGGGGATTCCCTACCTCACCTTGGCGGCGCTGGTCGAGGGAAGTGGGCTGGAGAGTAGCGGCTACAGCATCCTGAGTGTCTTCGCCGATGGCAGTGTCTCGCTCGAGGGCTTTCGCAAGCACGCCCTGCACCCCGCCCACGGCAAGCGCCTACAACCAATCCCGACCCCGGAGGCTCTCTAGCAATATGCAGCTCAGTATTCAAGCCCGTGGCCTGGTCAAAGACTACGGCAAGCAGCGCGCGGTCGATGGCATCGACCTCGATGTGGCGGAGGGGGAGTTCTTTGGGTTTCTCGGCCCCAACGGCGCGGGAAAGTCCACGACCATCAAGATGCTCACGGGGATGCTCCGTCCCACCCAGGGCCAGGTGCTGGTCGCGGGCTACGACATGGCGAGCCAGCCCCTTGATGTCAAGCGCGTGATTGGGATCTTGCCCGAGGAAACCAGCCTCTACGAGCGGCTGACGGCGCGGGAGATGCTGCTCTTTGCGGGGCAGATGTACGGCCTGAGCCGCACCGAGACCGAGGAGCGCACGCGCGATCTTCTGGGCGTGATGGAGCTTGCGAGCGACTCCGACAAGCTGATCGTGGACTTCTCGATGGGGATGAAGAAGAAAGTGGCGCTGGCGGCAGCGCTGATCCACCGACCCCGCGTTCTCTTCCTGGACGAGCCCTTCAATGGGATCGACCCCATCTCCGTCCGCGCCATCCGCGATGTCCTCAAGGCCCTCACCGAGCACGGCACGACGATCTTTTTTACCTCGCATGTCATGGAGGTAGTCGAGCGGCTCTGTACCCGGATCGCCATCATCCAGAAGGGCAAGCTCGTGGGCCAGGGGACGATCGCGGAGCTACGGGAGCAGGCGGGCGAGGACGGTGCTCTGGAGGATGTCTTCCTCAAGCTGGTCTCCGCCGAGGCGACCCACACCGAGAACCTGACGTGGCTCTAAAGCGGCTGCTCTGGCTCCGCTGGCGGCTGACACTGCGCGGCTTTACCCGCAACAAGAGCTCGCTGGTGGGCTCGATTATCGGGCTGGTGGTTCTGGGCCCCTATGCTCTGGCGCTCGCGGGGGGGCTGGGCTATGGCCTCGTCAAGCTCGACCTGACCCTGGGAGAGGACGCGCTCCGGGCGGCGTTGCTCTTGCTGGCGGGGATCTGGGTGGTGGGGCCGCTGCTAGGCTTCCAGCCCAACGAGGCACAGGACATCACGCGGCTGTTTGTCTATCCCGTGCCGGTCCGAACGCTCTTTCTCGGGGCGATCCTGGGCTGCTTCCTGGAGCTCACGACCCTCTTTCTCCTCCCAACCCTCCTGGCCACGGTGGTCGGAGCGGCATTTCACGGGGTGGGGGCGGCCCTTGTCGCGGTGACTGCCGTGTCGTTCTTTCTATTCCAGACCCTGGCGGCGAGCCAGGCGGTCACGCTGGCGCTTCAGGGCGTCCTGCGGAGCCGGAAGTGGCGCGATGTGGTCTTGTTGGTCGTGCCCCTCTTCTGGATCACCTGGCAGGTGGGGGTTCAGACCCTGAGCCGCGATGCGGTCAAGACCGACTGGCGTGCCTTTCTCGCCAGCCCCCTCTGGGACGGGCTGAATTTCTTGCCATCGGGGCTGGCGGCGCGTGCGGTGGGGGCGGGAATGAAGGGGCTCTGGCCGCTGGCAATCGCCTATCTCGGGGCGCTGGGGCTGGTGACCGTGGCGACTCTCTCCCTCTCGGGGTGGCTGGTGGGCAAGGCCTACCAGGGGGAGGCGGTCGGGGTTCCTGCACCGACAGGCACCCGGAAAAAGGCACAAGGTAGCACACGGCGGCGCCTGGGGCGTGCCCGGGGCATTCTGGGGGCGATTGTCCAGAAAGAGTGGGCGATCTTCACCCGCGATCCCTACTTCCGGCTCCTGGTGATGAACTATCTCACGATGCTGGTGATCGGGGCCTTCTCCGCCCTCAGCCGGGGACGAGGGAGCGAGGGAGTCAGCTCGACCATCGCGCTGTGGGTGGCGACATCGCTGGGGCTGGTGCAGCAGACCCGGCTCTCCTACAATATCTTCGGGGCCGAGGCAAACGCCGCGAGCCTGCTCTTTGCCTACCCTCTTCGTCGGCGCGTGCTACTTCTGGGAAAGAACCTGGCCAATCTCTCGGCGATCCTCCCGCTCAACCTGCTGGCAACGGTGGGGCTCTGCGCCGCACTCCACCGCCCCGACATGCTAATCGTGCTGGTTCCCTGGATGCTCTGCGCCTCGGTGGTGATGACCGCAGTGGGGAATGCTGTCTCGGTGATGCTCCCACAGAGGGTCAATCCCAACGGGCTCCGCACGCGTGGTGCCAGTGGCGGCGAGGGGTTCCTCCAGTTTGGGATCACCCTTGCGGCACTCGTGCTCTATGTCCCGGTCTTGGCCGCTGTTCTCGTGCCGACCCTCTGGATCGAGAGCACCTGGCTCTGGCTGACAGTGCCGCTCGCCCTGTGCTACACGGGCGGGCTCTACGCACTCTCGCTCCGCCTGACCGAGGGCTGGCTGCTGGAGCGTGAGCCGCAGATCATCGCCCGGGTCGCCCGCCCCGAGAGCTAGTGGGAGAGGGCCTCCTGGCTCCGCTGGATCCGCTCCTGCAGGTCCGCGTGCAGAGAGTTTATGGTGAGCTGGTACTCCTGGCGCAGCCAGACAAGCTCCTGGAAGAGCCGCTGTGCTTGTGCGGGCTGTCCCTGATCGAGCAGAATCTCCGTCAGGCCGACAAGCGCAGCGGCCTCACCGCGCCTGTCTCCTAGCGCGGTAAAGTGCTGGAGGGCCTCCTGGTAGGCGGCCTCGGCGCGCGGCAGATCACGGCGCCGCTGCTCCAGTGAGCCACGGTTGATGAGGACGGTCGCAATTCCTGCACTATCCCCCAGCGCTTGACGCAGAGCAAGGGCTTCGTCGATCAGGCGCTCGGCTTCCTCCAGCTCACCCTGTTGCATCGTGATAATACTCAGGTTGTTGAGGGTGACCCCAATACCGCGTGGCTGGTTGAGGGCTCGCCAGAGAGCAAGAGCCTCTTCGAGCCCCTGGCGGGCCGCCACGAGCTCTCCCCGCTCAAGCGCCATGCCTGCTTGGTTGCTGAGAATCCTCGCCTGGGTGAGGATATCGTCCGCCTCCCGAAAGTAGGTAAGCGCCTCGCGAAAGTAGCTCTGGGCGGTCTCATAGTCGGCACTCATTGCGCAGAGGACCCCGACGTTTTCCTGCAGCTCTGCGCGCTCCGCTGTGGCCGTGAGGTGGCTTAGGATGCCTTCCAGGAGAGGACGTCCCCCCGTACGGTGGTACCAGTAGAGCCGCAGTGCCCGTGCCCAGCGCAAGGCTCCCGCCGTGTCCCCGAGGGCAAGCAAGGTTTCTAGAGCCACACGCAGGTTGGCTTGTTCGGTGTCGAGCGTGGTCAGCCCTGTGGTGGTGTTGGTGTGTTGTGTCGCCAGCTCGACAAAGAACTGCGCGTGTGCACGCAGGGCATCGGCATGCTCCTGCTCGGAGAGGCTCGTGAGAGCAAGCTCACGGAGGGTCTCCAGCTGGGAGTAGCGGCCGTCGTGGGAGCGGATCAGCGAGCTGTCTTCCAGTGTCTCCAAGAGCGTGAGGGTGGCGAGCGGATCGGGGAGGCCACAGACAGCCTGTGCGGCCTCCAGGCTCCAGCCGCCCCGGAAGACACCGAGCCGCCGGAAGCCCGTGCGGTGCTGGTCGCTGAGGAGTCCCAGGCTACTCTCGACAATGCGGGTGAGGCTCTGGTGCCGAGGAGTCTCGCCTTCGGTGCGTCGTGCCAGCAGCGGTAGGCGCGTGCGCTGGACCTGCGCTAGGAGCGCCTCCGGAGTCAGGCTCCGCAGGTGCGCGGCGAGTAGCTCCAGCGCCAGCGGCAACCCCTCGGCCTGCTGGCAGAGAGCGACAACGACCTCCGCGTTCTCTTCCGTGAGGGCAAAGCGAGGGCGTAGCGCACTCGCACGCTCGACAAAGAGCTGGACACTGGCAAACTCGCTTAGCCGCTCCGGTGAGCCACGGTGCTGGGGGAGCTCCAGGGGCTCCAGTGGAAAGAGCACCTCGCCGGTGAGCCCCAGTGCCCGCCGTGAGGTGACCAGGCAGCGGACATGAGGCCGTTGCTCCAGCTCGGTGCGCAAGATGCGAGTTGCCTCTGCCCCAACCAGCTGCTCACAGTTGTCCAGGACCAGCAAGGTGTCTTCGGGGGAGTGTGGTAGGAGCCCTTCGAGTGTCTCTGGGAGCCGTGTGAGCTCCTGCCACTCCGCGAGCTCGAGAAAGCGTGCCGAGGAATGCGCCCGTGCGACCTCCAGCGCGAGGCGGGTCTTGCCGATCCCCCCCAGCCCGGTCACGGTCACGAGGCGGTGTGCCTGCAGGAGCTTGGTGAGTGTCTCCCGCTCCCGCTCGCGGCCCCGGAGTGCGGTGAGGGGAGTGGGGATTTGGGGGAGCGACTCGGCTGCGGTCGCGGTGGGAGCCGGAGTGGCGCTCTGGAGGGCTTGCCAGTGCGCCTGGGTCTGGGGGGACGGCTCCCCGAGGCGGCTCTCGAGGAGCAGGCGCCGGAACCGATGGTAGAGCTGCTGGGCCTCGGCGCGATTGCCTTGTTGGGTCAGTGTCGTGAGCTGGAGCCGGAGGAGCGACTCGCGCAGGGGATCGGTGGCGCGGAGCCGCTCTAGGAGCTCCAGAGCCTGGCTGGGGGGAAGCTGCGCCGCACGTGCCTCGCCCTGCGCCAAGAAGCTCTCTGCCAGCACGCGCCGCTCGGTCTCGACCCACTCCAGTGGGCAGCCGGGCAGCAGCTCGCCGCCGTAGCGCTCCAGAGCCCCCGCCTGGAACGCCAGCACATCGGCGTCGTCTGGGCTCAGCTGGAGCGTGATGGTCTGCGGGGTGGGGGTGGTCAGGCGCTCGGCGGCGGGGCCTAGCGCATGGCGCAGGTCCGTGAGCGTGCGGCGCAGGTTGGCCCGGCCCTGCTCCGGGCTACTCTCAGGCCAGAGGATGCCGGCGAGCCAGTCGCGCTCCAGGCTCTTGTTGGCATGGAGGGTCAGAACTCCCAGGAGCCAGAGCCCACTTTTCCCACGCAACGACGGCAGAGGGGCTCCCGCCACCGAAATCTCAACACGGCCCAACAGCTGAATCCGCAACACTGCTCCCTTATTGCCCCTTCGTCCCCGTATTTCCTGCTTTTCGTCCACACTCTCGTCCACACGGTGCCGGTAGAGTGCCTGCATGGAACGACGAACTTTCTTACTACTGACGGTGGGGACACTCTGCTCCGCAGCAGTGGCACAGCCACAGGCCCGGCGCGCTCAGCCCCCAAGCACCTACCGGTTCACGCCCACCCTCGTCACGTCCCTCAAGCTCAAGGACCCCACCACCCATAGCTCTCCGACTCGGGTACAGGAGTGGATTGTCGGAAAGCTCGATACCACTGTGACCTTCAATCCCGCGATCTTCAAGGCACTCCAGCCCGACGCCGACCTACGGCCACTGATCGCCTCCTATGGCCTGCCCATCAAGGCCCAGGGGGCGCGTGGGACCTGCTCGGTGTTTGCCATGACGTTCTTGCTAGAGTACAACTGGGCCTCTTGGGGCGAGAAAAACAAGACCGCGCTCAGCGAGGAGTACCTCAACTGGGCCACCAATAAGGCCACCAACAACCAGAACGACGGCGACTTTTTCAAGAATATCGCCGCGGGCTTCAAGAGCTACGGGGTCGGCGATGCTGCACTGGCTCCCTACCAGAGTGCCTTCAATCCGGGCTGGCAGCCCACGAAGTCCGCGATCGACGGTGGCACCTACCGCTCGCTGGAGCAGAAGTTCTGGGTTGTCTTCGACGATGGGGTGATGGGCAAGAGTCAGGAGGAGCTCGATAAGGTCTGTCACTTGCTGGATAACAAGATTCCTGTCGCCATCGGCCAGGCCTGGCCCAACACAAAGCAAGGCGCGACCTACACCTTTGGCAGTGCCCTCGGCCTGAACTTCCTGAACGACTTCACCGGTCCCAAGGGAGGACACTCGATGGTGGCCGTGGGCTACAAGCGCTCGAAAGAGTACCCTGGCGGTGGCTACCTGATCTTCCGCAACAGCTGGGGCACGGGCTCCGGCTACGAGGGCTACTGGCTCCTGAGCTTCAACTATGTCCGCAAGTACGCCTACGATGCCTATGCCGCCGCCTGGGATGGCATTAAGTAGGGAGGGGAGGTAGTAAGATGGCTAAGTTTTCGCTTGTATCGCACGCTGCGCTCACGCTTCTGAGCGTGACAACACTGGCACTTTTCCCTAGGCTTTCCCACGCACAGGTCAGCTTCACTGGCCTCGGGGACCTGCCGGGGGGAAGCACCCAGAGTGTCGGGTACAGTCTCTCGGGGGATGGGACTATCGCCTCGGGGAGGAGCCAGTCGGGCAACAACGAGGCCTTTCGCTGGACCAGCGCGACCGGAATGGTGGGACTCGGCTACTTGGCGGGAGGCGGCAATAGCTTCAGCGCCGGGTTTGCTCTCTCCCAAGACGGCACGACCCTTGTCGGGAACTCCGACAGTGCGGCGGGCTTCCAGGCCTTTCGCCACACGCTCGGTGGGGGCATGGTGGGCCTCGGGTTCCAGCCCGGCGGGACCAATAGCAGCGCCTTGGGTGTCTCCAGCGATGGGAGTGTCGTGGTCGGGGTGGGGAGCTCGTTTGAAGGGAAGCAGGCCTTTCGCTGGACTGCGGGCGGTGGAATGATCGGGCTGGGGGACCTGGCAGGGGGGCTGTTTAGTAGCCAGGCCAACGATGTCAGCGCCGATGGTAGTGTCGTGGTCGGAGCAGGCGATGGCGCAAGTGGCAAGGAGGCCTTTCGCTGGACTGCCGGGGGCGGAATGGTGGGCTTGGGCACCCTGCCGGGCGGAAGCGGCTTTGGGAGCGAGGCCAGCGGGGTCTCCAGCGATGGCAGTGTGGTCGTGGGCTACACGGACTCCGCCGCTGGCCAGCAGGCCTTTCGCTGGACCAGTGGCACGGGGATGGTGGCGCTCGGGATGCCCGTAGGCGGCGGAGTGAGCAATGCGCTCGATGTCTCCGGCGATGGGGCGCTCGTGGTGGGGGCCTACCAGACCCTAGGGGGGCAGCGTGGCTTTGTCTGGACCGCCGCCACGGGCACCCAAGATATCTTCACTCTCCTCTCCACCGCGGGGGCGAACCTGACGGGCTGGAGTGCCCTGACGGATGTCTATGGCATCTCCGCCGATGGCACGACTATCGTGGGCACGGGTGTCCACAATGGCAACGTCGAGGCCTACATCGCCCGAGATAGCAATAAGTGGGGCCTGGCAAGCGTCTCCTCCGCCCCCGAGCCCACCACGGTCGCCTTTTTGCTTCTTGGGGGGACGCTCATTCTTCTCAAACAAAGGAAACAACCATGAATACAACCACAAAGATCTTTCTCGGCCTTGGCCTTTTTCTCGTCGGCGGCCTTCTGGCGGCGGGACAGCCCCAAGCGGGAAACAAGCTCGATGTCGATACCTGCAAGGCAATCACCGGGAAGACCTACCAGGCCTATAGCTCCGGTAAGTTCGATGACTTCCCCGATGCCGCAAGCGCGATGCTTCTCAAGGTGGACGGTGCCGGGAAGGGGAAGGCACGTGCGTTTAGCGGCTACGACCCCAAGACCACGGCGGCGCTCCAGCAGGAGCTCTCCACAACCTGCGGCACGCTCCCCGAGGGCAAGAGCTACCTGAAGTTCACGGTCGGTAATGGGGTGGATGCAGGCACTGCCTATATCTGGTCATACAACAACGGCGAGCGTGTCTGGGCCGAGAGCGCCATGCCGGGCCGTCCGATGAAGGGCTGGATGCTCCAAGTGCCCGCCGCCCCTGTCGGGCGGAAATAGGTGTGCGCTGCGGGTACACTCTCTAGCATGGCACGAATTGAACATGCAAAGACGCAGAACCCGCAGGTCGCGACCCTGACCTTCTGGGGGGGCGTGGGGACGGTCACCGGCTCAAAGTACCTGATCGAGACCAAGAACAGTCGCGTTCTGATCGACTGTGGGCTCTTTCAGGGGCTCAAGGAGCTCCGTGACCGCAACTGGCAAGCACCGCCCTTCGATCCGACCACGATCGATGCGGTGGTGCTCACCCACGCCCACACCGACCACGTGGGCTACCTTCCCGCACTGGTCAAGAACGGCTTCAAGGGCGAGGTCTACTGCACCCGCGCCACCGCCGAGCTCGCGCGGATTATCTTGGAGGACTCCGCCGAGCTGCAAGAAGAGGAGGCCGACTGGCGCAACAAGAAGGGCCTCACCGACCACCATCCCGCGCTCCCGCTCTACGACCGCAACGATGTCCGCAAGACACTCAAACTCTTTCGGCCCCAGAAAGGTGGCACCGAGGGCTTCCAGGCAGCCAGCGATATTCGGGTCCAGTGGTGGCCCGCCGGCCACATGCTCGGGGCGCGCTCGCTTCGGGTGGAGGTGAGCGGCGCGGGCGCGCAGGGCCAGCAGCGGAGCATTCTCTTCTCCGGGGACGTCGGCCGCTGGGACCAGCCGGTTCTCAAGGACCCCGTGACCCCACCGCCCGCCGACTACGTGCTGGTCGAGTCCACCTACGGCGACCGGCTCCACGAGGACGAAGACCCGCGTGCGGCGCTGGCGGAGGTGATCCGCGATGCCCACGCCCGCAACGCTCCCGTGCTGATCCCCGCCTTCTCCGTGGGGCGCACCCAAGACATCCTCTACCATATCCGGGAGCTTGAAGACGCCGGTGAGATCCCGATTATCCCTGTCCGCGCCGACTCGCCGATGGCTGCAGAGGCAACTCAGGTCTACCTCAAGATGATCGAGGAGCACGACGACGACACCCGGGAGATTACGCAACGAAAGCGCAACCCGCTCCGCACCAAGTCGATGGGGTTCTCATCGAGCCGTGAGGAGTCCAAGCGCATCAATGAGGAGACCGGTGCCCGCGTGATTGTCTCGGCAGGGGGCATGATGACGGGAGGGCGCATCCTCCACCACGCACGTCTGCTGGTTCCCAACCCGGAGGCCACTCTCTGCTTTGTCGGGTTCCAGGCCGCGGGCACGACCGGACGGCGCATCCTAGACGGCGAGCCGGAGATTAAGATCTTCAAGGAGGCGATCCCAGTGCGCTGCCGCATCAAGAAGATCGGGGGCTTCTCCGGCCACGCCGACTACCGCGAGCTACTTAACTGGCTAGAGCCCCTCGCCAAGGTCGCCCCGCGCCAGGTCTATATCACCCACGGCGAGCCCGAAGCCGCCCTCGCGATGCAAGGGCATATTCAAGAGCGCTTCGGCTGGAACGTGAGTGTCCCCGCCTACGGCGACGTGATCGAGCTACGTTAGCACCTACCCGTACGTGGGCTTCTGGGGCCAGCCTTCGGGCGAGTCCTCGAAGTCCTCTTGCCGGCCGTAGGGCGTGACATCCAAGAGCGCGTAGGTGTGAACCAGGTTCTCCACACCACGGGCATAGGTGGAGTAGGTATGGTAGACCTCGTCGCCGAGCTGGAAGAAGACACTCAGCCCCGAGGCCTCGCCCTGCTCGCGGGTGACATCAAAATCGTAGTTGAACTCGCTCTCAAACGACGAGTA is a window encoding:
- a CDS encoding diguanylate cyclase; translation: MKTLPLSAQIFLKLVYGIGGALVLLAVWQLAHYRSAEGRSWTHLVLFLMLAAIVGPKKIKLTGKNIGDDVGSMSLGFTVIYATMLHFGPAAAVFAACANVFVGCFSQPSYQRWFNVAISTIEATLAGLVVSLLRDLTVHDWFQGRVSPYLEVGHLPAVLIGALVYYAVNTGGVSTVIALATNQKLVTLWKENFLWTLPSYLAGASASGLALLLVHILDQRLHQQQQNVVLTVLLFLAPVGYLTYMIYETYMARTREKQQHIEELQTSQAQLADLYLATIKSLALAIDAKDQYTHQHIIRVQRYAVAVGERLGLSENEMEGLRTGALLHDIGKLGVPEYVLLKPGKLTPEEFDKIKKHPEIGAAILDPVEFPWPVLPGVKYHHEKWDGTGYPEGLKGEDIPYTARILAVADVYDALTSTRSYRNAWDHTRALETIRNDAGTHFDPKIAQAFLEVIDGVVQEMAREGHGPLVARKETPVYATKAEEAARDIQQASSELWALYEVAQTLSASMGISETLEILARKLEAILPGTSCLFLLKEDRGDTSAPVLVARAAVGTNREHFVSCQTLGPESLSQRVVEERKTFVGAYDADDLLIMSATQVPWVPLNAALIVPIVHQGEALGTINLYHQQVAAFSQHDQHLLEMIAERAAMAIYNGLLYDRTRNHAFTDPLTELYNLRFLTQYLDKRCVEGVGTTDRFAVLCLDLDNFKPVNDNFGHLRGDQVLRDLAQLLRDSVGVRDIVSRYGGDEFLVVLENAGADEAAKVADTIRRVISLYDPGLQHPRLGALHLGVSIGAACFPEDGTDCTSLLSHADQHMYEDKTDRKLRSMAGNEASVVEGHNPLVLVEARKAA
- a CDS encoding metallophosphoesterase family protein → MSDPRPLLTIGLVTDIHYADSRPRANRYYRESLTKLDEAVRVLREKKVDVAVELGDLIDAGERADTATELEFLRRIDAVFTPLSTDRHYVLGNHCVATLKKSEFLATVGKKHSYYTVHRKGVTLIFLDACFRSDGVAYGEGEFSWKDTELPLAQRTWLEKTLAKAKGPVVVFVHQRLDTPPESPYTVKSAPDVRRILEQSKKVSAVVMGHSHSNAQTVIQGIPYLTLAALVEGSGLESSGYSILSVFADGSVSLEGFRKHALHPAHGKRLQPIPTPEAL
- a CDS encoding ABC transporter ATP-binding protein — encoded protein: MQLSIQARGLVKDYGKQRAVDGIDLDVAEGEFFGFLGPNGAGKSTTIKMLTGMLRPTQGQVLVAGYDMASQPLDVKRVIGILPEETSLYERLTAREMLLFAGQMYGLSRTETEERTRDLLGVMELASDSDKLIVDFSMGMKKKVALAAALIHRPRVLFLDEPFNGIDPISVRAIRDVLKALTEHGTTIFFTSHVMEVVERLCTRIAIIQKGKLVGQGTIAELREQAGEDGALEDVFLKLVSAEATHTENLTWL
- a CDS encoding ATP-binding protein, which translates into the protein MQALYRHRVDESVDEKQEIRGRRGNKGAVLRIQLLGRVEISVAGAPLPSLRGKSGLWLLGVLTLHANKSLERDWLAGILWPESSPEQGRANLRRTLTDLRHALGPAAERLTTPTPQTITLQLSPDDADVLAFQAGALERYGGELLPGCPLEWVETERRVLAESFLAQGEARAAQLPPSQALELLERLRATDPLRESLLRLQLTTLTQQGNRAEAQQLYHRFRRLLLESRLGEPSPQTQAHWQALQSATPAPTATAAESLPQIPTPLTALRGRERERETLTKLLQAHRLVTVTGLGGIGKTRLALEVARAHSSARFLELAEWQELTRLPETLEGLLPHSPEDTLLVLDNCEQLVGAEATRILRTELEQRPHVRCLVTSRRALGLTGEVLFPLEPLELPQHRGSPERLSEFASVQLFVERASALRPRFALTEENAEVVVALCQQAEGLPLALELLAAHLRSLTPEALLAQVQRTRLPLLARRTEGETPRHQSLTRIVESSLGLLSDQHRTGFRRLGVFRGGWSLEAAQAVCGLPDPLATLTLLETLEDSSLIRSHDGRYSQLETLRELALTSLSEQEHADALRAHAQFFVELATQHTNTTTGLTTLDTEQANLRVALETLLALGDTAGALRWARALRLYWYHRTGGRPLLEGILSHLTATAERAELQENVGVLCAMSADYETAQSYFREALTYFREADDILTQARILSNQAGMALERGELVAARQGLEEALALWRALNQPRGIGVTLNNLSIITMQQGELEEAERLIDEALALRQALGDSAGIATVLINRGSLEQRRRDLPRAEAAYQEALQHFTALGDRRGEAAALVGLTEILLDQGQPAQAQRLFQELVWLRQEYQLTINSLHADLQERIQRSQEALSH
- a CDS encoding C1 family peptidase; its protein translation is MERRTFLLLTVGTLCSAAVAQPQARRAQPPSTYRFTPTLVTSLKLKDPTTHSSPTRVQEWIVGKLDTTVTFNPAIFKALQPDADLRPLIASYGLPIKAQGARGTCSVFAMTFLLEYNWASWGEKNKTALSEEYLNWATNKATNNQNDGDFFKNIAAGFKSYGVGDAALAPYQSAFNPGWQPTKSAIDGGTYRSLEQKFWVVFDDGVMGKSQEELDKVCHLLDNKIPVAIGQAWPNTKQGATYTFGSALGLNFLNDFTGPKGGHSMVAVGYKRSKEYPGGGYLIFRNSWGTGSGYEGYWLLSFNYVRKYAYDAYAAAWDGIK